The window CGGTGTAGTGACCGGGTACGGTACGGTCAACGGACGCCTGGTGTATGTCTACGCCCAGGATTTCACTGTCCTCGGCGGTTCTTTGTCTGAGACCATGGCTGAAAAAATATGTAAAGTCATGGAATTGGCCATGAAAAACGGGGCTCCGGTCATCGGTCTTAACGACTCTGGCGGTGCACGCATACAAGAAGGTATCGAGAGCCTTGCCGGGTATTCCGATATCTTCCTGAAAAACGTTATGGCCTCTGGCGTAATTCCCCAGATATCAGCCATTTTCGGCCCCTGCGCCGGCGGTGCGGTCTACTCGCCCGCGCTCACAGACTTTATCGTCATGGTGCAGAAGAACTCCTACATGTTCCTCACCGGGCCTACTGTGGTAAAGGCTGTTACCCATGAGGATGTCACCGTCGAACAGCTTGGCGGTGCGGAAATGCACTCCAGTCAGTCCGGTGTTGCCGACTATGCAGCAGAAAGCGGCATGGACGCCATCGACTATGTCAAGACCCTGCTCAGCTATCTGCCCCAGAATAACATGGAGGCCCCTGCCACCATCGAGTGTACCGACCCTGTCGAGCGTCGCTCGGAGCTGCTCAATGAGATTGTCCCAACCAGGCCGAGCGCTGCTTATGACATGAAGAACGTCATCAATGAGATCGTCGACAATGGCGATTTTTTTGAGATCAAAGAGAATTTTGCCCCCAACCTGATCACCGGCTTTGCCCGCTTAGACGGCATGAGCGTCGGCATCGTCGCCAACCAGCCCTACAGCCTCTCAGGCGTGCTGGACATCAACGCCTCCGTAAAAGGCGCCCGCTTCGTACGCTTCTGCGACTGTTTCAACATCCCGGTTATCACCCTGGTTGATGTACCCGGCTTCCTGCCCGGAACTGTGCAGGAGTATGGTGGCATCATCCGCAACGGCGCCAAGATGCTTTACGCCTATGCCGAAGCCACCGTGCCGAAAATCACTGTCGTTACCAGAAAAGCTTACGGCGGTGCCTACTGCGTTATGTCTTCCAAACACCTGCGGGGTGATATCAACTACGCCTGGCCTACCTCCGAGATCGCTGTAATGGGTGCTAAAGGCGCTGCTGGCGTGCTTTACGCCAGACAGGCAAAGGGTACCGAAGACCCAGCCGCCTTTCTCGCTACCAAGGAGCAGGAGTATCAGGATGCCGTAGCCAACCCGTATGTCGCTGCTCGTCGGGGTTATGTGGACGATATTATTGAACCTGCCAACACCAGATTCCGTATCATCCGTGCCCTGCACATGAGCAAAAACAAGCAGGATGTAAACCCGATGAAAAAGCATGGCAATATGCCCCTGTAAAGGAGAGTTGTCTTTTCCCTGTACCACCGTATAAAAACCAATTGCTGCCCTAAGGTGACCGACCAAAATGCGACAGCAATGGGTTTTTATCCAGCTCTGGTCAATTCCCGTGAACTGACCAAAGCTGAGGGGAAAATGTACTTTCTTGAAATTTTTAGATATTGAGATCAACACCCAGGGCAGGAACAGATATGAACGACTCTGAAAAGCAGCAACTCATGGCGGAAGGAGAGATCCTGCTGGCCATAGCCACAGCTGTCCACCTCGAAACCAATTTCCCGGAAGGCAGGCAAAACCTCACCATCAAGGATGACCAACAGTCACCATGGGGCTTCACCGGTAAGCTGCAGCGAATAACCAGCAGAAAAAATATTCAGATCCGGAGCAGAAAGTGAAACAGTATAAACTCGCCATTAATGGCAATCCGTATACCGTAAAGATTCTCGAACTTGCCAAAGATGTTGTTACCGCAGAGGTCAATGGCATCCGGCACACCGTCGCTATAGATGAGATAGAAAACCTGGCACTGTTTGGTACCGGACAACAGCCACCGCAATCTCAACCTGTGCCGGCAGCACCAAGCCGCAAAGCCGGGGAACAGAAATCCACAGCAGCGCACACCGCACCATCACTGTTTGGCTCAGACAATGTGATTGCCCCCATTCCCGGCCAGATTATCGCCATCAACGTGGCCAGGGGACAAGAGATCTGCAAAGGCGAGCCGGTTCTCGTTCTGGAGGCCATGAAGATGGAAAATATCATCACTGCCAAGCGTGACGGCGTCATCGCGGAAATTTGTGTTAGCGCAGGTGAAGCAGTGACCCAGGACCAGGTGCTGATAACCATGGCATAACCTTGCCAGGCCAGGCCTCCACTACCCGCTCCAATGCATAACCTGCTGCAGCCTGTTGAAGTCATCACACCCTTCCACAGGCTGCACCTCTCAACGGTGCACCTCTTTTTTTCCTTGCCTCTTATCTCCTAACTCATAAGATATAAGAGAATCAGCAGCAAACCACCAATCCCAGGTTTTGACCACAGTCGTGGAGACAACATGGCAACACCACCAGTCAGGCTCTTTGCACTCAGCACCTGTATCCACTGCAAGGCTCTCAAGAAACTGTTAACCAGAAACAACATTACCTTTGAGTGGACTGATGTCGACCTGCTCCCCAAAGAGGAGCGCGATCATTTTTTTGCCCAGATTGCCGAGCACAATCCGAAAAAAAGTTTCCCCATCGTCATGATAGGCAACAAAGCAATTATCGGAGATCAAAGAAAGCTTATACTCAAGGAGCTTGGACTCGTCGATGAACAGTGAAACGCTTTACCGAATACTCAAAAAAACGAATGAGCCCAAAGGGTACTTTTTCAACCGGGACCGTAAGATAACCATGGAACTGCTCGAAGGGCTGCTCACTAATAAAGCACGATATGGCTACATGTGCTGCCCATGCCGTATGGCCCAAGAGGATGTTGAAAAGGACCGTGATATTATCTGCCCCTGTGATTACCGGGAAGACGATGTACAAGAATTCGGCAGTTGTTATTGTGGACTCTATGTTTCCCGCAACTGGAATGATGGTGTAATTGAACACACAACAGTTCCCGAGCGGCGTCCTGCGGAGAAATGCTGACCTGAAGATTTCACCTTCCCGCTCGCTCCAACCTGACAAGCTTCTGTCATCCCTCTCTTTTTCTATTGCAGCCCGATCATGATCTGTGCTAGTACTCAGCCCTTCCCCAACAATTTCTATTGTCGCATCAGCAATTTCTAATTTCCGGAGCGCAGGCCATGCCCCATAGCCGTTCATTTTCCATCCCTACTCTGGCCCTGCTGCTCGCCATGGTTCTCTGGGCAAGCTCATTTATCGCCCTGAAAATAGCCTTCCGGGAATATGACCCGATGATCGTTATTTTCGGCCGTATGCTGATTGCCAGTCTCTGCTTTTTATGTATCGGCAAAAGACTGGCCAAGTCCCTCGATTACCAGAAAGGTGATTACAAACCGATACTCTTCATGGCCTTCTGTGAACCATGCCTCTACTTCATATTTGAAGCCAAGGCCATTGAAAATACAACTGCCTCCCAGGCTGGCCTGATCACAGCCATGCTGCCGGTACTGGTTATGGCCTCGGCTTCCGTACTGCTCAAGGAGTTGGTCAGTAAAAAAGCATGGACCGGGGCCTTGCTGGCTGTGGCGGGGGTCTGCTGGCTAACCGCTGAATCGTCGCCCAGCGCCGATGCCCCTAATCCCGTACTCGGCAACTTCTATGAGTTTCTGGCAATGGTCTGTGCCGCCGGCTACACCATCTCTTTAAAAAAACTGACCAGCCGGTACTCTCCCTTTTTCCTTACTGCCATGCAGGCAATGGTCGGCTGCGTCTTTTACCTGCCACTCATCTTTTTACCGAGTACGGAGTTGCCAGAACGGTTTGTCTTCCTGCCCGCCATGGCAATCGTCTACCTGGGCGCAATTATCACCCTTGGTGCTTACGGGCTCTACAATTTCTCACTGAAACATGTACCGGCCAGCAGAGCTGCAGTCTTCGTCAATCTGATCCCGGTTTTTTCAGTACTCCTTGGCTGGATGGTACTAGGTGAAACCCTTTCGCCAAGACAACTTGTCGCCGCAGTGCTGGTGATGGTCGGGGTTTTTCTCAGTCAGCATGAGAGCAGGGAATAGCTGAGAGTTACCCTGACGGGCAGGGCAGCAGCAAGTGTAGAAACCATGCAGGATCGGCAAGCTGTATCTACTTCATATTTGCTCTCTCCAGGGAAGGGGAATCGGCAAACACAAGGTCAGTTCGCTTGTTTTTTACTGCCCCGATACCCCTTGTTTGAGTCCTGAAGTTCGTTGAAGCGCTCTTCAGACATAAATGACTTGAATGCAGGCATAATTATCTGGTCATGCCTACCCTCCCGGGCCAGCTCCTCGGCCTGATCCATGGCCTCACGTATCTCGCGATTGGCCTTTTTAGCCTGATATTTATCGTCATACCTGACATATGGCCGCTCTATAGAGTCTGGATTGGCCCCGTTCATCAACTGCCCGATATATGTTCTGGCATTCATCTGGTTCCTGGTGACCTTCTCCTGCCAGCCAGCAATTGCCGGAGAACTGCTGAAAATCAGCGCAGTAACCAGGACAAAAACTGTCAGGGCTATGTTTCTCATTTCCATCACCTTGCTACTTCTTTTCTATAAATATCAACAGCTTGTCGAAGTCCTGCTCAGAGAGCATCGACTTGAAGCGAACATGCAGCATAAAATCATTGTAGTGCAGATCACTGACCCGAACAACCAGGCCAGGCAGATGCAGAATTCCCGCTCTAGTACCAGTGCTGCCCTGAAAGGCCAGATCCAGCTCGCACCCCAGGAGCATACGGGCATGGTCAGGTTGGGAACTGTGGATATCAAAGCTGACTCCGCCCAATGATATATCGACCAGAGAGCCAACGCCGTAACCATCGCCTTTCTGCAATTCATCAGTAATCAACGTGATCTTGACCCTGCCCTCCACTTTCTGTCTCTCATGGGAGCGTTTCTCAAATGAATTCTTCTTTAGTAACTCCAAAGCTCTTGAGTTTTTCTGACAGTACTCTGCAATCTTCGCATAGAGACCCGGGTACTGATCTTCCCACCCCTCGGTATCACTTTTATTCAATACGTAGAGTTGTACGTCGCTCTGCGAGCCTACTGAAAAGGTTGGCGTGCTTAAAGAGAAGAAGGTCTCA of the Desulfosediminicola ganghwensis genome contains:
- a CDS encoding acyl-CoA carboxylase subunit beta, translated to MTTRDHLDKLHALRAEARMGGGQARIDKQHALGRMTARERIDLLLDQGSFEEFDMFKTHRCHDFGMEKKTFPGDGVVTGYGTVNGRLVYVYAQDFTVLGGSLSETMAEKICKVMELAMKNGAPVIGLNDSGGARIQEGIESLAGYSDIFLKNVMASGVIPQISAIFGPCAGGAVYSPALTDFIVMVQKNSYMFLTGPTVVKAVTHEDVTVEQLGGAEMHSSQSGVADYAAESGMDAIDYVKTLLSYLPQNNMEAPATIECTDPVERRSELLNEIVPTRPSAAYDMKNVINEIVDNGDFFEIKENFAPNLITGFARLDGMSVGIVANQPYSLSGVLDINASVKGARFVRFCDCFNIPVITLVDVPGFLPGTVQEYGGIIRNGAKMLYAYAEATVPKITVVTRKAYGGAYCVMSSKHLRGDINYAWPTSEIAVMGAKGAAGVLYARQAKGTEDPAAFLATKEQEYQDAVANPYVAARRGYVDDIIEPANTRFRIIRALHMSKNKQDVNPMKKHGNMPL
- a CDS encoding biotin/lipoyl-containing protein gives rise to the protein MKQYKLAINGNPYTVKILELAKDVVTAEVNGIRHTVAIDEIENLALFGTGQQPPQSQPVPAAPSRKAGEQKSTAAHTAPSLFGSDNVIAPIPGQIIAINVARGQEICKGEPVLVLEAMKMENIITAKRDGVIAEICVSAGEAVTQDQVLITMA
- a CDS encoding glutaredoxin family protein, giving the protein MATPPVRLFALSTCIHCKALKKLLTRNNITFEWTDVDLLPKEERDHFFAQIAEHNPKKSFPIVMIGNKAIIGDQRKLILKELGLVDEQ
- a CDS encoding ferredoxin-thioredoxin reductase catalytic domain-containing protein produces the protein MNSETLYRILKKTNEPKGYFFNRDRKITMELLEGLLTNKARYGYMCCPCRMAQEDVEKDRDIICPCDYREDDVQEFGSCYCGLYVSRNWNDGVIEHTTVPERRPAEKC
- a CDS encoding DMT family transporter; translated protein: MPHSRSFSIPTLALLLAMVLWASSFIALKIAFREYDPMIVIFGRMLIASLCFLCIGKRLAKSLDYQKGDYKPILFMAFCEPCLYFIFEAKAIENTTASQAGLITAMLPVLVMASASVLLKELVSKKAWTGALLAVAGVCWLTAESSPSADAPNPVLGNFYEFLAMVCAAGYTISLKKLTSRYSPFFLTAMQAMVGCVFYLPLIFLPSTELPERFVFLPAMAIVYLGAIITLGAYGLYNFSLKHVPASRAAVFVNLIPVFSVLLGWMVLGETLSPRQLVAAVLVMVGVFLSQHESRE
- a CDS encoding cyclic nucleotide-binding domain-containing protein: MTELRKKGSIGLQTPESLVESVRTLAQEGQFARARSVREELMLRFPMELGSIVRSAEIIEEQMSRKLDQDHLTIWATLYNQLTLEEKNCLFHSMRKITVPKGKFLIRQEKPETRLLFIDSGRVTLFHTRGSQRILLGQLSRGDILGDETFFSLSTPTFSVGSQSDVQLYVLNKSDTEGWEDQYPGLYAKIAEYCQKNSRALELLKKNSFEKRSHERQKVEGRVKITLITDELQKGDGYGVGSLVDISLGGVSFDIHSSQPDHARMLLGCELDLAFQGSTGTRAGILHLPGLVVRVSDLHYNDFMLHVRFKSMLSEQDFDKLLIFIEKK